A single region of the Arthrobacter sp. FB24 genome encodes:
- a CDS encoding Tn3-like element ISArsp6 family transposase, with translation MALRSLLTAAERGQILAMPAETEDLAAHYTLSDADMSLIRQRRGDANRLGFAVQLCLLRHPGIGLADDTDVPPELIAWLASSLGVSIDAWDEYGTREETRQEHGREIRGYLGMSAFGIADYRWLVEHVGVVAAHTDKGLVLVESARDFLQARKVALPGIGVIEKACAQALTRANRRIYLTLGEQLTVGHRQRLDGLLRRRRDSSLTEIGWLRQAPLRPNARAMNEHIDRLTTWRALELPWAAGRLVHRNRLLKLAREGASMTAADLARFEPARRYATLFAMATESMATVTDEIIDLHDRIIGRLIRTAQNKQNQATLASRSTVAAMMRIHSRLGDALFEAKENGEDPFAAIETAIGWESLAESIAHAKELTRPALEDPLALVSAHFTTLRRYTPAFLAVLDLNAAPAAQDLLAAINLVRTLNTAGARKIPDDAPTSFVRPRWKPLVFTENGIDRGFYEFCALAELKNALRSGDLWVTGSRQFRDFDDYLLAGPDYTVMKTTGKLPLVTTDGGESYLQNRLALLNERLHHVNDLASRDELPGVMVTDKGVKITPLETIVPKHAQPLIDQASAMFPRIRITDLLMEVDGWTGFTRHFTSLKSGQPSKDKQLLLTAILADGINLGLTKMAESCTGVSYAQLDRHQASYIRDETYSAALAELVNTQHGHPFAAQWGDGTTSSSDGQRFRASSKAESTGHVNPKYGAEPGRLIYTHISDQYSPFHSKLVNVGDRDATYVLDGLLYHESDLAIQEHYTDTAGFTDHLFALMHLLGYRFAPRIRNIGDTRLYTPTTDPGLATLAPLIGGTINTKMIALHWDEILRLAASIKTGTVTASLMMRKLGAYPRQNGLALALRELGRLERTLFLLDWLQNPGLRRKVTAGLNKGEARNTLARAVFFNRLGEIRDRSFEQQRYRASGLNLLTAAIILWNTVYLDRTITTLNKDGNATDPDLLRFLSPLGWEHINLTGDYTWPRANQIKPGKYRPLRRPAKP, from the coding sequence TTGGCTCTGCGTTCTTTGCTCACGGCTGCCGAGCGCGGCCAAATCCTGGCAATGCCCGCTGAAACAGAGGACCTTGCAGCCCACTACACGCTCAGTGATGCGGATATGTCGTTGATCCGGCAACGCCGCGGGGACGCGAACAGGCTGGGCTTTGCGGTCCAGCTGTGTCTGCTGCGCCACCCGGGCATCGGGCTGGCCGACGACACCGACGTGCCGCCGGAACTCATTGCCTGGCTGGCCTCCAGCCTGGGCGTTTCCATTGATGCCTGGGACGAGTATGGAACACGTGAGGAAACGCGGCAGGAGCATGGACGGGAGATCCGCGGGTATCTGGGCATGTCAGCGTTCGGCATCGCGGACTACCGCTGGCTCGTGGAGCATGTGGGTGTTGTGGCTGCGCACACGGACAAGGGCCTGGTCCTGGTCGAAAGCGCGAGGGATTTCCTGCAGGCAAGGAAGGTCGCGTTGCCCGGGATCGGGGTCATTGAAAAGGCCTGTGCGCAGGCGCTGACCAGGGCCAATAGGCGGATTTACCTCACTTTGGGTGAGCAGCTGACCGTGGGTCACCGGCAACGCCTCGACGGGCTGCTGCGCCGCCGCCGCGATAGTTCTCTGACGGAAATCGGTTGGCTGCGGCAGGCGCCGCTGCGACCCAACGCGCGGGCGATGAATGAGCACATCGACCGGCTCACCACCTGGCGTGCGCTGGAGCTGCCCTGGGCTGCGGGACGGCTGGTTCATCGGAACAGGTTGCTGAAGCTTGCCCGGGAGGGTGCCTCGATGACCGCGGCGGATCTGGCCAGATTTGAACCGGCACGCCGGTACGCGACCCTCTTCGCCATGGCCACCGAAAGCATGGCCACCGTCACCGACGAAATCATCGATCTGCACGACCGGATCATCGGCCGGCTCATCCGGACCGCACAGAACAAGCAAAACCAGGCCACCCTGGCATCCCGCTCCACCGTCGCCGCCATGATGCGCATCCATTCCAGGCTCGGTGATGCCCTCTTTGAGGCCAAGGAAAACGGCGAAGATCCCTTCGCCGCCATCGAAACGGCCATCGGCTGGGAATCCCTGGCCGAAAGCATCGCCCACGCCAAGGAACTGACCCGCCCGGCCCTCGAGGACCCCCTCGCCCTCGTCAGCGCCCACTTCACCACCCTGCGCCGCTACACCCCGGCATTTCTTGCCGTCCTTGACCTCAACGCGGCCCCGGCGGCACAGGACCTGCTGGCAGCAATCAACCTCGTCCGCACCCTGAACACCGCCGGAGCCCGAAAAATCCCCGACGATGCGCCCACCTCGTTCGTCCGGCCCCGGTGGAAGCCGCTGGTCTTCACGGAAAACGGCATAGACCGGGGCTTCTACGAGTTCTGTGCCCTCGCGGAACTAAAGAATGCGCTTCGTTCCGGAGACTTGTGGGTCACCGGATCCCGTCAATTCCGTGACTTCGATGACTACCTTCTTGCCGGTCCTGACTACACGGTTATGAAAACCACCGGGAAGCTGCCTCTGGTCACGACCGACGGCGGCGAAAGCTATCTCCAGAACCGGCTGGCCCTGCTCAACGAACGGCTGCACCATGTCAACGACCTCGCCTCCCGCGATGAACTGCCCGGGGTGATGGTCACGGACAAGGGCGTGAAAATCACCCCGCTGGAGACAATCGTGCCAAAACACGCGCAGCCACTGATCGATCAGGCAAGCGCAATGTTTCCGCGGATCCGGATCACCGATCTGTTGATGGAAGTTGATGGCTGGACCGGGTTCACCCGCCATTTCACCAGCCTGAAATCCGGCCAGCCCTCCAAAGACAAGCAACTTCTTCTCACCGCCATCCTCGCGGACGGAATCAACCTGGGCCTGACGAAGATGGCCGAGTCATGCACCGGCGTCAGCTACGCCCAGCTGGACCGCCACCAGGCCTCCTACATCCGGGACGAAACCTACAGCGCCGCTCTGGCGGAACTGGTGAACACCCAGCACGGACACCCCTTCGCCGCACAGTGGGGCGACGGGACCACCTCCTCATCGGACGGGCAGCGGTTCCGTGCCAGCAGCAAAGCCGAATCCACCGGGCATGTGAACCCCAAGTACGGTGCCGAGCCCGGCCGGCTGATCTACACACACATCTCGGACCAGTACTCGCCCTTCCACAGCAAGCTCGTCAACGTCGGCGACCGCGACGCGACCTACGTCCTGGACGGGCTGCTCTACCACGAGTCCGACCTGGCGATCCAGGAGCACTACACGGATACGGCCGGATTCACCGATCACCTCTTCGCTCTTATGCACCTGCTCGGGTACCGGTTCGCCCCACGGATCCGCAACATCGGCGACACCCGTCTCTACACACCTACCACCGATCCGGGACTTGCCACGTTGGCGCCGCTGATCGGCGGGACCATCAACACGAAAATGATTGCCCTGCATTGGGATGAAATCCTCCGCCTCGCCGCGTCCATCAAGACCGGCACCGTGACCGCGTCCCTGATGATGCGAAAACTCGGCGCCTACCCGCGCCAGAACGGGCTCGCACTCGCGCTGCGGGAGCTGGGCAGACTGGAGCGGACCCTCTTCCTGCTGGACTGGCTCCAGAACCCCGGCCTGCGCCGCAAAGTCACGGCCGGCCTGAACAAGGGCGAGGCCCGGAACACCCTCGCCCGGGCCGTCTTCTTCAACCGCCTCGGCGAAATCCGCGACCGCTCCTTCGAACAGCAACGCTACCGCGCCAGCGGACTGAACCTTCTCACCGCGGCCATTATTCTCTGGAACACCGTCTACCTCGACCGCACCATCACCACCCTCAATAAGGACGGGAACGCCACGGACCCTGACCTGCTGCGGTTCCTCTCACCCCTGGGCTGGGAACACATCAACCTCACCGGCGACTACACCTGGCCCCGCGCCAACCAGATCAAACCCGGCAAATACAGGCCACTACGCCGCCCGGCAAAACCTTAA